A region of the Yarrowia lipolytica chromosome 1C, complete sequence genome:
gacagcagcagaacaaTCAGAGGACGGACATGCTTGCCCTCGGACTGGAAGTAGTAGGTGGCCACCTTGTTGAGTGTAGGGTGCCCAGAGCCAATCAGAGAACCAATGTTGTTGGCCAAAGTGGACATTTCTTGCGACACAATGGAAAACGGGTCTCGGATCGGAGTGTCGGTCTCCACCAGACGAGATGCCTGCTTGACGGCTCCAGACCACTCGGGGTTTTGGGGCGTGGTTTTCAGCAGCCCTGTGGTCTCCAGCACGGCCTCGGTGAGCGTGGATTTGGGCCGAGCACCTGCCACGAAACgcaggctgctgctggctaGGGTCTTGGTGCCAATTCGTCCGACTCTCAGCATTTTCGTCTGTGGTGCTGTGGTGGTCTGTGGTTGCTGGAGTTGATGTTCCACGCTGAAGGTTTGATGTCTGCGGATGAGTGGGTGATTCGAAACAGTCCATTATAATGTGAATAAAATCGCAAAAAAATTGAGGAAAATAGTAGTAAATATAATTTGGAGTAAAAACTGGATTTCATATTTAATCCACCTGAAAACTCCCCTAAATTCGCCTCTTCACACCTCCCTCACTAACTGCCTCAGTTGAATAATCCAAACTCTAAATTATTTGAGCCCGAAACCGACGGCAATGGAGccaatttttttccccgAACCTAATCAATCCGGGATGATTGGGGCTAACCGCAATGCTCGCTGCAAATTAGCTACTTGTTAATGTAACGCAAACGGGCATTTCTCTGGCAAAACGGGACTTTAGGTTGCGAAGATGACGCTTCGTGTCTCATACGCAGACTTGTTATGGCGGCGGTTTGGATGTGCTCTGAATATGCCTAAAATTGGTATCAGAAGAATGTGGGAACTGTGGCggttttggtggtgttggtcCCGTCGCTGTAGTGCTGTCATGGCGGGAGTTAAAGGCGAACCTCAAAATAAGGTGGAGTGACAGAAACTGGAGAAGAAACGGAACAATACCACGAGcaaagtacgagtacgagtacgatcAGTCTACACTCGCACTTGTGCCTATACCGGTGCTGTACCTACAAATTTCCACTAGTTGATTGTCATTTCTCCTCGTGTATTTGCCATCCTATTTTTCAAGGTTCAGTTTCAGCTTGTTAATGAAATATCTTGGCTGGCATTGATGCAACCCAATGTAAACACCAGCCAGTTACAGGACAAGACAAGTCAGGACAAGACGGATTCTTGACCTCATGGACCACATGGAGATATTGGGGCTTCTAATCCCAAAGAGAATGGGTCAATGGAGTGCAATGTGTTCCTTCAGACCTATATAAATGAACCCAGCAACGTCAATGGCTTGTGTACAGATAATCATGTCTTCTCACTTCTCCTATGCTGGTTCTATGGAGGCCCAGGACAACTACGACATGTTCGACATTGATTTCGACAGACCTTACCGACGGTGGTTCTATCTGGGCTTTCTGGTTCCTGTTTTGTGGGTCTATCTCGCTCTCAAGGGTGGAATTGAACTGTGGAAGCTGTCGAGAACCAACATTTCTCCCCATGCTCCAACCGCTATCGAGTTGCATGCTCAAAAGCTCTCTTGTGTTGGTTCTTGGGTGACCAATTCCGTATGTGGGTTGGTTTTTTACGCCGTCTGCGGCTGGACCCTTTATATGATGGTGATGAGTCGGTGGTAGAAGATGAGAGGGTATGATTTATACGAATTTATTTGAAATATCGGGAATAAATCGAGCTAAATTGAGTTGAATTAAATAAATAGGACAGCCGGCCGATTCTacagtcctcctccactgaCACAAACAAAATTAATATTAtatcatacttgtagaaccCGTACGACACATTTCCCCAACTTGTTCAACTCGTTCAAGTCATCAAAAATGACACTATCACACTCAACCGTTTTTTCCCCTCATGTGCTAGACATCCCTCAACGGGACTGACgtgctacagtagcttACTGCAGCCAAAGGGTATCCGGGCCAACTTCATACCACTTGGACGGAGAGACAGCTCGTCAGACACGTGacctctccctctccctcttctgtcacgtgaccccacACTCCACCTCTCGGCCTCTCTGCTTGGAGTTTTATGCCTGCGCCTATCGTAATTATCTTATTTCTCACCATTACCCAACCTTGTCACATGACGGTGCATAAACCTCCAACATAGAAGTCTAAAAGTGACAGGTGGAATATTCGCCATTTTCCACAACCgaaacaacaaccacacagATACAGCCATGTTGAGCACTTTACCGGGCATCCAGGGGTTTCTGTCGTGGGGAAAAACCTGTGTGGCTCGCATCCTTGCCACGGGGCCGGTGCCTCGGCATGTGGCCTTTGTCATGGATGGCAACCGACGATATGCGCGAGAACGACAGCTGGAAACTCGTGAGGGCCACTCCAAGGGCTTCGAGTCACTCGCCCAGATTCTCGAGCTGTGTTATGATGCGGGCGTGGAAGACGTGACTGTTTTTGCATTTTCGATCGAGAACTTCAAACGGACTCCTCGAGAGGTGGAATCGCTGAtggagattgccaaggagcGGCTCACACAGATCTGCGAAAGTGGCGAGCTGGCAGAGCAGTACGGGATCCGAATCCGGGTGCTGGGCAACCGATCCTTGTTGAGAAAGGATGTTGCGGAGCTCTTTGACAAGGCACAGACCATGACCAAGGGACACACTCGAGCCACCCTCAACATCTGTTTCCCTTACACGTCGCGAGACGATATCGCCCATGGCATCCGCGGGGTCGTCAGAGACGCTGAGAAGGGAGAAATCGAGCCTGCAGACATCACCGAGCAGACTCTGGCATCTCACATGTACACGGGCAACTCTCCTCCTTTGGACATTCTCATTCGAACGTCCGGGGTGTGTCGATTCTCCGACTTTATGCTGTGGGAGAGTCATCAGGGCGCTCATATCGAGTTTGTGGACACGCTGTGGCCCGACTTTGGTGTGTGGAGAATGCTGGCGATTTTGTTGAagtggagttggagaaaaGCATACCTGGCTGACCAGGCCGAACAGGGAAATTACTAGAGCAGGAGACAAAGAAAAGCACATTAATTAATTGATTTGAGAATCAGCTGGGGTGTATGGGTTGGTAACGAAGGATACCCTGTCTTGGAATGTAAAGTATCGGGCTGTTTGGTCTGaccaacaagtacaatacagtacgacGACAGGAATAGGCAGAGACATATAAGTCTTTGATGGTATGATCATGACCTTTGCATTATATACTTGATCCAGCTGAGTATTTACTGAAACTTCTTCTCATCTTGTAGTGCTTTCACTTTTTCTTTAGTTTTTTTATCCGCTTCAACTGACAGGGAAGTTTTTACTTAATACTTGACTTTTACTTAATGCTAGACCTACAAcccaactacagtacttggTGAAATAATGGGGGCATCACAGGATGCTTCAAATGCCCATTAAACCTAGAGATGGCTCCATATAGAAGCCCCTGAGAGGTCAATTTCAATCACTCTGGTTCAGTTTATGGCAAACAACAGAAAAATACCACCCAAAATCTCCAAATATTGCCTACCTCGCTCCCTCATATCCATCTCGTATCTGAACCTTGTTGCCTCCCAACCTCCGAAAATAGGAATGGCATGCATATCATGTTCACCATCTGCCACGTATAAACGCCAGCACTGTGAGGTGGTAAACAAGCGTGAAAATGGAAGACAAATTCGAAGCTGCAATCCAAAAGTGGACGGAGATTGATCTGCTGGGGCTGCAGAAACAGCTGGATAAGGAGGGCGAGACCATTGTGGAGGCACAGACGGACTCCGTGGCGAGCCGAAAAGAGTTGGCCTCCAAAACCAGAGATttcaagaagctggaggacaaCGACAAGTTGGAGGGCATCAAGACACTGCTCAAGGCGTACCAGGGCGAGATTGATCGGCTGACTCAACGAGCTCGCAACTCGGAAACCGCCTTCCTCAACGTCTACAAGCTGCTAGCCGAAGCTCCGGACCCAAGACCGCTGCTGGAAGCCTCTAGTGACGCTGTGGGTGTAGCGTCAAGCCAGAGTCGGCTCATTGCTGAGAATGCCAAGCTCAGCGAACAGGTTGCCCGATATGCCGACTACGACACTCTCAAACAAAAGGTGCTGCGGCTGGAAATGTCCAATGCCGAGACTGTGGCGGCAAAGGTCAAGGCCAAACAacaggagatggaggccGCCTTTGACGAGGAGCGACGGACGTGGAAGTCTCGAGAAACCGAGCTCACAGAGCAGGTCAACGAGTCCCGTGAAATGGGCAAGGAACTGAGACGTAAGGTCGAGACTTACGAAGAGAAGCTCGGTGAGGAAGTGGAGGTTCCTAAGACCTCCGCCACCACTGCCATTTCGTCTGCAGAGATGGAGATTGTCACTTCTGACCTGGAGAAGGCCCAGAGGCGACTTTTGGACCTTGAGGCTCGAAACCTCGATCTCAGAAAGCAGATTGAGGACAAGCCCGATGCTGTGGTTGACTCGTCGCTTGAGGAGGAAAACAAGGGTCTGCTTGCCCGTCTGGAGGCtgccaagcagcagcttcagtCGGCTTCAGCCTCTgcccaggaggaggctgagcaATTGAGGAAGACGgtccagagaagagaagacgAGACTGcggctctcaaggcccgTCTGGCGGCTCAGACTGACTACGACGAGCTGAAGCGGGAATTGGAGGTGTTCCGGTCGGTGGAGTTTTCGCAGGAGTCCGAAGACCGAGAGTCCCTGGAGCACATGCTGCTTCAgaagaacaaaaaacagCAGTCTGATCTGACAGTACTTCGAAACAAAACAAAGGAGTATGAGGAGACGATCGCCAAGCTCACCAAGTCACTACAGGATGCCAAGACTTCTTACGATAAGGCATCTACGTTGAATGCTCGTCTTGAGTCCGACTTGACTACAACTTCTCTTGGATCAGTTGCTGGATCCATCGCACCCTCCCGTCGAACCACCAGAGGAGGCCCCAGTGGACGTCTTTCGCCCACTTCGTCGATCATTGGAGGTTATGATCGATCTGTGCAGtccggaggaggaggctcggATCTGCTTCCCATCATCACCCAGCAGCGAGACCGTTTCAAGGAGCGAATCGCGCAGCTGGAAGACGAGCTGAGAAAGAACTTTGCCCTCGTGTCCGAGCTTCGTCAAGAGGCTGCAGTACTCAAGTCAGACAACCTCGAGCTCTACGAGAAGACTCGATACATGGCATCTCATGCTGCCAGTGGCACAAAGGcgcccaccaccacaaatACCGCATCCAAGTACAGAGATGCCTACGAAGAAGGTCTGACGCCATTCCAACAGTTCAGAGGCAGAGAGACAGATAGAATGTATTCGAGACTGACTCCGATTGAGCGGGTCACGCTGGCGTTGGCCAAGGGCATTTTGAGAAACAGAATCACCCGAAACTGCTTCTCAGCGTATGTTTTGGCGTTGCATATTGTTACCGTGATGCTTGTGGCAGCATAGATGGGGAGGTAGAAAAGTGAGATAACCGGTAAACAGGAAGCGGTAACCCTGGAGTGCCACTGGGTGGTGGCTGTATGTATTGATTGTATACTTGACTGACATGGAGTGTAAGTAGTGTGCGGAGGAGGTGTATATATTAAGGAGGCTACAATGGAAAGCTTGCTGCCGGTTGATATGGTCTGTAGCTACTTGCAGCGTAGTGCACACTGTGTTGGCGTTGTatggtcttcttgaagaGAGGTGTCACTGTATTATCGCCATAAGCCATACCAGTTctgagtacaagtacaatgaGTACAGGTCTGAGAATAATGTCCAAGTAGGGCTATATTGTCCAAATTTGCTTTCCAAATTTGCCGCCCAGACAATCAGATTGTCTCTCTCCATCGTCTAGCAGAGTTGAGCCAGTATCCAGCAGAATGATTCTAGATTTGAGATACATAATTACTCAATCCAGAGGAACAATACATATATATCTAGAGATAAGCACATGGTCGTACACCCTTTTTTGAGTGTTCCGTGTATCCCTTCGGTACATTATTGCtagtgtatgtactgtatgcaCAGGAGAGCAAGTAGGAGAGCCCGTGAGCAGAGTTCAGAGCCGTGAGCCGAGCCGAGCCGAGCCGTGAACAAAGGGGAACTCATACCAAACCAAGTGTCAACATTAGCTTACTTGAGAAGTTGGTGATAATGATGACCAAGAATGCTTATGATTCTCATTGCACGCAGTCTTTTGATTCACACCATGTCATTTGAGTTCAGATAATGCACCGCTTGCAACCTTATCGCAACACCATCTAGTGGACTTATTTGAgtgtctcttcttccaacGAGATTAGTGATTGTTTTgagtcttcttgtcgtcttTATCTCTTCTCTATCAATCTTTACCAGTCTCAACAAACAAGAGTATGACGACAAATGATACTTTTCTCCAATAACTAAGTTTTTACAGATTGTTATCCGATATCTAAAACATACCGTAGCTGTTCCTATGCCCATGATCTCTTCGTCAGAACCCAAGACAGTCATCAAGTCAATTGAATGTTCGGATACTTCAGTTTACATCAAATTTAGACAGCTAACTTTAGATGTTGGTCGATGAACGGTGTATATTAGAGAGATCTTAGCAATTACTGTGATCCTGATGCTAACTGTACTTGAATAAAAGAACTCCACCATAAGGTTGACCATTCTGAGAAGCAAAAAGAATTGCAGCACCaaggattctcgtatggtctcccactacaatactaactgggctctctggtgcttgactatggctgatcggacgggaagccgtattttcaccaggatatggccgcaactgAAAATGTTAGGAAACGATCTTCTTTTGGTATTTCTTGTGTCTACGGCACGCGCACCATCGACCATCGTCGGAGCTCAGTTGCTGTCTCCTGCATCAACTGTCAGTCCTGCACCTCTCGATCACCGTCTGTCGGTATGACGTCCGGGCGTCGCGATGATGGCGACTACGGACATCCAGCAGCGTTGACGTTTGCCTGTCAACTCTCGAGAGTGGATCCCGCCAGTGCCCTTCGGGCAAGGATCCACTATTGTGGGGGTCTGTCGAGTCCCCCAGGGCTCGACCGTCACCTTACGGCCCCGTCGGTTGGTCCGGTGCCATTATTATAAATAGCTCTCATTTACCATGTATTGAATACAACAGTTATCTCTCCAGCAGTTTAATCAGTAGCTTCTTTACTCTATAAGAAGCCCGTTCAGTGAGTACTTACGACGAAGGGCCAGTGGGCCTGTGTTCTAACAGAAAATATTAGATGTTGAAGTCACTTGAAAGGTGGAGacgtgtcacgtgaccgcaaTCTAgaatgaagaaaaaaaccgTTATTTTGGGGTCATTTTGGGCTTTCCATACCAGAGATtcttgtatgtactgtgaTTTAGTAACTTGTCTCTATCAGTGTTCCATCAGACTAGACAGACGGTGGGATACACATGCAAAAAGATATCTCTCTGTGATACTGGCAAAAAAGAAACTGACAccaggtcacgtgctccGATAcggggaatcgaaccccggTCTCCACGGTTCTCAACCTGAGAGCGTGATGTGATAGCCCCTACACTATATCGGACTGGTGAAGGTCGGGCTTCGTTGGGCGTAGTTCAGAAAGGAGAAGCGTGCGGGAGGCAGAGAAAAATTCGAGATATAAACAGTCATTTAATGATTTGAGATTATGGGTGAGTGTATGGATTATTTCGGTTGGTGGATAATCTGAAAACAGCGTCAGAGCATTGCAGATGACGTTCTGAGTTACTTAACCCCTTTTTGTTAAGTTTGTTAAGTTGTAGTTGGATACTTTAAGGAAGTTCAACGGATACAATGTGACCAGCATTGTTGTCGTACAGGCCTatgtgtcacgtgattgtaGGATTCAATTGTTCTTATTTCATAGAAGTGTCTCGACAGcctttttttggttttaATTTAATCAATATTTGTCAGTTCAACCGTTGTAATCGGTTCATACAGCTGAGTTCACATGTTGGAATAATGCTGAAAGTTTCGgcggtgttttttttaacAGAGGCACGCAAAAATACGACACCGTCTGGGGTGCGATATAATAGAAGCACCAAAATCAGGgaaattaaaaaaaattaataaaataaaaataaaaataaaaaaacctcTCGTTTTCAAAAAAGTAACACCGACAACTGCAGGATTCGAACCTGCGCGGGCAAAGCCCAACAGATAGTACGGTTATTCGAATCTGTCCCGTTAACCACTCCGGCAAGTTGCCTGGATGTTGGAATCGGCGCGACGAATACCACCAATATCTGTAAAAACGCTGCAAAACCCACCCAAAAAGAATGAGCGGTAGGGGAATTGAACCCCTGGCACCTGCTAGCAATCAAATTGTTAATGGAAGGCAGATATGTTACCACTACACCAACCGCCCGAATTTTCTTGACATTTTTAGCGTTGGAGACTTAAGACGCGTGCAAGATCAACAAACCGCAGCGCACATCGCAAAGATTTAGAAGTGTATGgtttattgaacgccaataacccggcttactaggtatatagctgtaatgaatcattagaataaaaaaaaatatcggtaaaaaaaaattcagTGAAATTTTGCTTAAAAACCGTTTCAGAGATTTTTCAACTGTTTAATTTGGGGCTCTTGATATGTTTGACGTCTTTTATGGCTCAAAAAAACGATCTTCTTACCAAGTTCTCGTCCTATGAAAGGCAGAACACGCACTGGCATGTGACATTTTAGAGAGCAGTTCATCGCAGACTGGGTCCACAGAGGTGTCGCAGGATCTAATGGAAATCTATTTCATGTTCAATCAATGAGTCTTCCCTTCAATCCTTCTTGCGCAAGTGATACTGTCGTTTCTCGATTGTTGCACTGTTGTTACTTGACCCACACCACCGTACTTGAGTGTTTAGTTAAGTATCAACAACCTGTGTGACCATCTGTTAGGTTACTAGGGGTTATACTTATTTTGCCATCACTGAATTTAAGTAAtcaaatcacgtgacatggACATCTCACGTGCCTGAAACCAACTGCAATCCACCGACactcgtaccagtacaagtattcgtacaagtacatagTATTCATAACCGTTCGGACAGATCTGAACTCTAAATATACGCGTGCATGAGTGAGATGAGACCAACAGAAATGAATCTCTGTATCACACAACATGTCAGTGCGGGATTCATTACTGGGGCTCAAGGAGTCGATGGAAACGCCGTTGGCACAGGATCCCCGAGAGCGCGAGGATCAGCTGCAGAAGGAATTGCGACAACTGCAAGAGCTGAACCTGGTGATTGAAAACACTCGTGAAGCAGTGCGAGCAGCCACGCTACATGTCGAGACCGTCCAGGCCAATGTCAACTCGTCGCACCTACTGGCAGATAAATGGAACACCATCATGGCGCAAACCAGCCACACATACTCGCTTCTCAACGACTCCACGTGGCATGGGCGTATGGCGGAACAGGAACAACACGAGCAACGAATGCGAGAACTGGAgctccaacatcaacgagaagaggaggacagACTGCAACGAGAAGCCCAGATGGCGGAACAGGCCCAGATCCAGGCAAaacaggaggaagagaaacGGGAGAGACAGGAACgaatgaagaggaggttgtATAGAGGAGGATCAGtcagaggaggagggatCCGAAGAGGGGGGGTCAGACGTGGCTAATGTTATCGGCCGcaaatatttatttattaatgTCATTTTAATCAACAGTTTGTTGTTCCTTATACTGTGTATACTGATCTAGTTCTTGAACGGACGTGTATTCATCTTACAATGAGACGCTGTCATACAGCGGCGAGATTACGGATTACGAGTGATTGAGCGTCTACATTAATGAGTAATGTCATAACTAATGCCCATTTAACGTCATAAATCAGTTCAGTATTTTTGCTAACTCATCCCAGCTACTTCCGTCTACTTACACGACCTATGGTCGCTTGTAAGAGCTGCCTGAGAAGCCATCCAAAGGTCCACGGATAGTTTGTCTCTCCGTCAGATAAattgagaagctcaactTGGACTCAGGGCGATCAATTTGTGAAGAAAAAGTACCCAAGTCGTCGTTTTCCATGTCACATCTTTGTTCTTCTGCCACATATCAATAGTCTGGCCTGAACCGACAACCCCATTATTCCATTATTGACTGCTTCAATCAACTGCCAGGCCACTCAAGATATCTAAGCAGAGAAACAGAAGTTCGCGGTACCAAAGAACGTGAATGCTGACTCCTCCACTAGAAGAATTCAAGGTGGACTATCTTGAGGCAGACTGCAGCGAGCTAGACTGGGCTCTCCTCCGTGTTCGATACTGTCCCAAGAAGGTCATATTCCCGGATTGGTTAGAGAGTACACTGCCACAGTCTCTCCTTGCCTGCACCAAAGAGTATTCGTTAGCAAAATCTGGAACATTTTTCATCTTATCGCCAGTTTATCTGATCCACAGCTTCCCTCAGGTGATTCAAACGCAAAGGGCAAGTTCAAGATAGTAACTCGTTGTTTATTACTCAGAAGTATGCACTATTTGCTTCATAGCACTGAGGAATTTCAATGCCCTATATTGAGCGCTCTCTCGTAGAACGAATTCTGCATCATCCAGtgtaggtactgtactaccGAATCACCTTtctctactacaagtactgcaTCCAGCATCTCTGAAGTCCAAAGCCCAGAGCCACTTGCTTGAGCTATATATTTTCCTACTACATATGTATATTCCTGTCTCCTTACTTTCGGAAAAGTCCGCCCAAAAATCCACTCTTCTTagtcttctgctcctcgcCGCCCTTGGCAGTCTCCACGGCCTGCACCTCGGCCGGGTAATCGACGTAGTTGTAGGCAAtgtcgaagaagacggGCTTGACCAACACGGGTTTCAGCCGCTGGTCAAACTCCACAATGTTGTGAGCCGTGTCCGAGGCAGTTGCCATGGGATACGAGTCCATGTTATCTGAAACGGGGTGGTTAAGGGGCTTCTCCGTCAGTCTCTGGGCAATTGTTTCCAGCGCCTGCAGTCGTGCGGTGTTTGCAACGAGCTGGGCGTTCTTTGGAACCTGGATTCCAGTGACAGCAGCATGATCAGCGTCACCGACAGTCTGTTGCAGCTGAAGAGCCTTGCTATTGAGAGCAAGGGCGTTCTTGTAGTCTCCAACCAGGTCGTAAGACGCACCGATGGCAGCAAGCTTCTGGGCTCTGTAAGCAGCCTTGGTGGCTGTAAGAGCAGAAACGAGGGAGGAGTCGTTGGAGACACCGGCCAGATTGAGAATTTCATCGACAGAC
Encoded here:
- a CDS encoding uncharacterized protein (Compare to YALI0C18777g, no similarity); translation: MNPATSMACVQIIMSSHFSYAGSMEAQDNYDMFDIDFDRPYRRWFYLGFLVPVLWVYLALKGGIELWKLSRTNISPHAPTAIELHAQKLSCVGSWVTNSVCGLVFYAVCGWTLYMMVMSRW
- a CDS encoding uncharacterized protein (Compare to YALI0C18821g, similar to uniprot|P34237 Saccharomyces cerevisiae YKL179c, similar to Saccharomyces cerevisiae COY1 (YKL179C); ancestral locus Anc_1.162), which translates into the protein MEDKFEAAIQKWTEIDLLGLQKQLDKEGETIVEAQTDSVASRKELASKTRDFKKLEDNDKLEGIKTLLKAYQGEIDRLTQRARNSETAFLNVYKLLAEAPDPRPLLEASSDAVGVASSQSRLIAENAKLSEQVARYADYDTLKQKVLRLEMSNAETVAAKVKAKQQEMEAAFDEERRTWKSRETELTEQVNESREMGKELRRKVETYEEKLGEEVEVPKTSATTAISSAEMEIVTSDLEKAQRRLLDLEARNLDLRKQIEDKPDAVVDSSLEEENKGLLARLEAAKQQLQSASASAQEEAEQLRKTVQRREDETAALKARLAAQTDYDELKRELEVFRSVEFSQESEDRESLEHMLLQKNKKQQSDLTVLRNKTKEYEETIAKLTKSLQDAKTSYDKASTLNARLESDLTTTSLGSVAGSIAPSRRTTRGGPSGRLSPTSSIIGGYDRSVQSGGGGSDLLPIITQQRDRFKERIAQLEDELRKNFALVSELRQEAAVLKSDNLELYEKTRYMASHAASGTKAPTTTNTASKYRDAYEEGLTPFQQFRGRETDRMYSRLTPIERVTLALAKGILRNRITRNCFSAYVLALHIVTVMLVAA
- a CDS encoding uncharacterized protein (Compare to YALI0C18975g, similar to uniprot|O74372 Schizosaccharomyces pombe Hypothetical protein): MSVRDSLLGLKESMETPLAQDPREREDQLQKELRQLQELNLVIENTREAVRAATLHVETVQANVNSSHLLADKWNTIMAQTSHTYSLLNDSTWHGRMAEQEQHEQRMRELELQHQREEEDRLQREAQMAEQAQIQAKQEEEKRERQERMKRRLYRGGSVRGGGIRRGGVRRG
- a CDS encoding uncharacterized protein (Compare to YALI0C18799g, similar to uniprot|P35196 Saccharomyces cerevisiae YBR002C Dehydrodolichyl diphosphate synthetase (EC 2.5.1.-), similar to Saccharomyces cerevisiae RER2 (YBR002C); ancestral locus Anc_3.203), whose protein sequence is MLSTLPGIQGFLSWGKTCVARILATGPVPRHVAFVMDGNRRYARERQLETREGHSKGFESLAQILELCYDAGVEDVTVFAFSIENFKRTPREVESLMEIAKERLTQICESGELAEQYGIRIRVLGNRSLLRKDVAELFDKAQTMTKGHTRATLNICFPYTSRDDIAHGIRGVVRDAEKGEIEPADITEQTLASHMYTGNSPPLDILIRTSGVCRFSDFMLWESHQGAHIEFVDTLWPDFGVWRMLAILLKWSWRKAYLADQAEQGNY